In Nostoc sp. UHCC 0926, a single genomic region encodes these proteins:
- a CDS encoding P-loop NTPase fold protein, translating into MKLDLVRFFQACNPSKTLVVSKPEDRQYYIDFSKVRGARIIEELGRTITRLAPEQSTCQLFTGHIGCGKSTELLRLKAELEQQGFHVVYFESSQSLDMADIDVTDILLAVAREVSQSLEAIKINLKPGYFQTLFTELGEFLQTPIELGGELSVGIAKITAKSKDSPKLRGQLRQYLEPRTNGILESINKELLKPAREKLKQQGKKGLVVIIDNLDRVDNSLKPSGHYQPEYLFVERGEQLNQLNCHVVYTIPLVLIFSNALGRLTNRFGVDPKVLPMVPVQLQDGSQFSQGITLLQQMVMARAFPGVSWEQSRNLITQVFDSPDILERLCLVSGGHLRNLLMLLFRCLQQEDPPLSQECVNRVIKQRRNELILAITPDEWELLREVAQEKSLRGHERYELLLRSMFVFEYRNEDGSWFDVNPILAEAKEFRL; encoded by the coding sequence ATGAAACTAGATTTAGTCAGGTTTTTTCAAGCTTGCAACCCTAGCAAGACTCTGGTTGTGAGCAAACCGGAAGATAGACAATATTATATTGATTTTTCTAAAGTGCGTGGCGCAAGGATTATTGAGGAACTTGGGCGAACTATCACCCGCCTTGCACCGGAACAATCTACCTGTCAATTGTTTACCGGACATATCGGCTGTGGCAAATCCACAGAATTACTGCGGCTCAAAGCAGAGTTAGAGCAGCAGGGATTTCATGTGGTTTATTTTGAGTCTAGCCAAAGCCTGGATATGGCTGATATTGATGTTACAGATATATTATTGGCAGTTGCTCGTGAAGTTAGCCAAAGTCTTGAAGCAATAAAAATTAATCTTAAGCCAGGATACTTTCAAACTCTGTTTACTGAACTTGGAGAATTTTTGCAAACGCCGATAGAACTTGGGGGAGAGTTATCTGTAGGTATTGCCAAGATTACTGCCAAAAGTAAAGATAGTCCCAAACTTCGCGGTCAGTTGCGACAATATTTAGAACCGCGCACCAATGGCATTTTAGAATCAATTAACAAAGAATTGCTCAAGCCTGCTCGAGAAAAACTCAAGCAGCAAGGTAAAAAAGGACTGGTGGTAATTATAGATAATCTCGACAGAGTGGATAATTCTTTGAAGCCTTCCGGTCATTACCAGCCAGAATATCTCTTTGTGGAACGTGGTGAACAGTTAAACCAGTTAAATTGTCATGTTGTTTATACTATTCCCCTAGTATTGATTTTTTCCAACGCTTTAGGAAGGTTAACAAATCGCTTCGGGGTAGACCCCAAGGTTTTGCCAATGGTTCCTGTGCAACTACAGGATGGTTCGCAATTCTCACAGGGGATTACGCTGCTGCAACAGATGGTTATGGCGAGGGCTTTTCCTGGTGTCAGTTGGGAACAAAGCCGAAATTTAATTACTCAGGTTTTTGATAGTCCTGATATTTTAGAAAGGCTGTGCTTAGTTAGCGGCGGTCATTTGCGTAATTTGCTGATGTTATTATTTCGCTGTCTTCAGCAAGAAGACCCACCTTTGTCGCAAGAGTGCGTAAATAGAGTGATTAAACAACGCCGCAATGAACTAATTTTAGCAATTACGCCCGATGAATGGGAATTACTGCGTGAGGTGGCGCAAGAGAAAAGCTTGAGAGGTCATGAAAGATACGAACTTTTGCTCCGCAGTATGTTTGTATTTGAATACCGGAATGAGGATGGTTCTTGGTTTGATGTCAATCCGATTTTGGCTGAAGCCAAGGAATTTAGGTTATGA
- a CDS encoding (Fe-S)-binding protein: MQVSENSVNNTASLKNLKGFDENHPPDPKLIDSCVHCGFCLSTCPSYRVLGKEMDSPRGRIYLMDAINQGEIALNTATVEHFDSCLGCLACVSTCPSGVQYDKLISATRHQVERNYPRSLPDQFFRQLIFSLFPYPNLLRILLVPLLVYQKLGFAKFFRATGLLKKISPRLAAMESILPEITLKSFQDNLPTVIRAQGEKRYRVGMILGCVQRLFFSPVNEATVRVLTANGCEVVIPKSQGCCAALPEHQGQTEQAKALARQMIDSFANTDVDFVIINAAGCGHTLKEYGHILEDDPEYREKAKDFAAKVKDAQEFLATVGLTAKLSPLTDKPLNLVYQDACHLLHGQKISVQPRQVLRQIPGVKLREPIDAALCCGSAGVYNMLQPEVSEELGQQKVQNLLNTGAELIASANPGCTLQITKHLQLQGKKISVIHPMELLDYSIRGEELEL, from the coding sequence ATGCAAGTTTCAGAAAATTCTGTTAATAATACGGCTAGTTTAAAGAATTTGAAGGGGTTTGATGAGAATCATCCGCCTGACCCGAAGTTGATTGATAGTTGTGTACATTGTGGATTTTGTCTCTCGACTTGTCCCAGTTATCGGGTACTTGGGAAGGAGATGGATTCTCCTAGAGGACGCATCTATTTAATGGATGCAATTAATCAGGGTGAGATTGCTTTAAATACGGCAACTGTAGAACATTTTGATTCTTGTTTGGGATGTCTTGCTTGTGTGAGTACTTGTCCTTCTGGTGTGCAGTATGACAAGTTAATTTCTGCAACTCGTCACCAAGTTGAACGGAATTATCCCCGCAGTTTGCCAGACCAATTTTTTCGTCAACTGATTTTTTCTCTGTTTCCCTATCCCAACCTTTTACGGATTTTATTAGTTCCGTTGTTGGTTTATCAAAAGTTGGGGTTTGCTAAGTTCTTTCGCGCTACAGGTTTACTCAAGAAAATATCGCCCCGTTTGGCAGCAATGGAATCTATTCTGCCAGAAATTACTCTCAAATCTTTTCAGGATAATTTGCCTACTGTTATTCGCGCCCAAGGTGAGAAGCGCTACCGAGTTGGGATGATTTTGGGTTGCGTGCAACGGCTATTTTTCTCACCAGTGAATGAAGCAACAGTGCGGGTTTTAACAGCGAATGGTTGTGAAGTTGTGATTCCTAAATCTCAAGGTTGTTGTGCAGCGCTTCCCGAACACCAAGGACAAACAGAACAGGCGAAAGCTTTAGCAAGGCAGATGATTGATAGTTTTGCCAATACTGATGTAGATTTCGTAATTATCAATGCTGCTGGTTGCGGTCATACTTTAAAGGAATACGGTCACATTTTAGAAGATGACCCAGAATATCGGGAAAAGGCGAAGGATTTTGCAGCTAAAGTTAAAGATGCTCAAGAGTTTTTGGCAACAGTTGGATTAACAGCGAAACTTTCGCCACTGACAGATAAACCCTTGAATTTAGTTTATCAAGATGCTTGTCATTTATTGCATGGACAAAAAATTAGCGTGCAACCGCGTCAGGTATTGCGGCAAATTCCAGGGGTGAAGTTGAGAGAACCAATAGACGCAGCTTTATGTTGTGGCAGTGCTGGGGTTTATAATATGCTGCAACCGGAAGTTTCTGAAGAATTGGGTCAGCAAAAAGTGCAGAATTTGTTGAATACTGGTGCTGAGTTAATTGCTTCTGCTAATCCGGGGTGTACTTTGCAAATTACGAAGCATTTGCAGTTGCAGGGTAAGAAGATTTCAGTTATTCACCCAATGGAGTTGTTAGATTATTCGATTCGGGGTGAAGAGTTGGAATTGTAG